One Benincasa hispida cultivar B227 chromosome 5, ASM972705v1, whole genome shotgun sequence genomic window carries:
- the LOC120078422 gene encoding lysine-specific demethylase JMJ706-like isoform X2, with protein MHKRMCKIVSPCSASVPAGIVLMKELVGFKFTTRVQPLRLAEWHTDDRMTFYKSGRNYTFRDFEKMANKVFERRYCSSGCLPAKYLEKEFWHEIIGGKTDTVEYACDVDGTAFSSSPNDELGKSKWNLKKLSWLPKSILRLLEMAIPGVTEPMLYIGMLFSIFAWHVEDHFLYSINYHHCGASKTWYCIPGDAALRFENVVRENVYRDDILSANSEDGAFDILSGKTTLFPPNILLEHGVPVYKAVQKPGEFIITFPRAYHAGFSHGFNCGEAVNFAVSNWFPLGALASQRYALLNRVPLLPYEELLCKEAMLLYTSSELDSDHASLDSVSHHSLKISFVSLIRFHHRARWLLVKSRVCRGISTRSHCTILCSLCKRDCYIAYVNCSCYGHPTCLRHDFDSINFSCGRNHTLVLREDISEMETAARKFEKEGRILEEILERTKSNQDLYSYPLSNLFQKAEEEGYSAYCSMTFRLNPELDEIDGSYSQENESFSTKRALTSGAAYIFRTEMSGASCSQKPNNLGNCSGSDIQPPGDQNDDDSDTEIFWVKRRSLRVKKNIANDRIKQSSQQGFKRLKKLHQHTGCGQLMSSVCCKADKSSSKVFPTSKDDIFVERSNRTTIPISIKLKRFSIEEADNRQQLERHRKEVFWHEQGKASPHHPLPAAVCGPKRLKIRGPSSYLGSHHRLH; from the exons GCATGTGCAAGATAGTCTCTCCTTGTAGTGCTTCTGTCCCTGCTGGGATTGTTTTAATGAAGGAACTAGTAGGATTTAAATTCACAACCAGAGTTCAACCACTTCGTCTTGCTGAGTGGCACACTGATGATAGAATGACCTTCTACAAGAGTGGCAG AAATTATACCTTTCGCGATTTCGAGAAAATGGCAAACAAGGTTTTTGAGCGTAGATATTGTAGTTCTGGGTGCCTTCCTGCCAAATACTTAGAGAAGGAATTTTGGCATGAAATTATTGGTGGGAAAACAGATACTGTAGAATATGCTTGTGACGTCGATGGTACAGCAttttcatcttctccaaatGATGAGCTTGGGAAAAGTAAATGGAATTTGAAG AAACTTTCATGGTTACCCAAGTCTATCTTGCGTCTTTTAGAGATGGCGATTCCG GGAGTTACTGAGCCCATGCTATACATTGGGATGCTGTTTAGTATATTTGCCTGGCATGTGGAGGATCATTTCCTGTATAG TATTAATTATCATCACTGTGGAGCATCAAAAACTTGGTATTGTATTCCTGGTGATGCAGCTTTAAGATTTGAGAACGTTGTGAGAGAAAATGTGTACAGAGATGATATTCTGTCAGCAAACAGTGAGGATGGAGCTTTTGATATTCTTTCAGGAAAAACAACATTGTTTCCTCCAAATATTCTGCTGGAGCACGGTGTCCCAGTATACAAGGCTGTTCAAAAACCAGGGGAGTTCATAATTACGTTTCCAAGAGCATACCATGCTGGTTTTAGTCACG GATTCAATTGTGGTGAAGCTGTGAACTTTGCCGTTAGCAATTGGTTTCCTCTGGGTGCTCTGGCTAGCCAGCGTTATGCCCTTCTCAATAGAGTTCCCCTTCTTCCTTACGAAGAACTTTTGTGTAAAGAAGCAATGCTTCTCTACACAAGTTCAGAACTTGATTCAGATCATGCATCCTTGGATTCAGTCTCTCACCATTCCCTCAAGATATCTTTTGTGAGTTTGATTCGCTTCCACCATCGTGCTCGGTGGTTACTCGTTAAATCCAGAGTATGTAGGGGTATTTCCACAAGGTCCCATTGCACTATCCTCTGCAGTTTATGCAAACGTGACTGCTACATTGCATATGTCAATTGCAGCTGTTATGGGCATCCTACGTGCCTTCGCCATG ATTTTGATTCTATTAACTTTTCATGTGGGAGAAATCATACACTGGTGTTGCGGGAGGACATTTCAGAAATGGAAACTGCAGCCAGGAAGTTTGAAAAGGAAGGAAGAATTTTAGAGGAAATTCTTGAGCGAACCAAAAGTAATCAGGACTTATATTCTTATCCACTGTCAAATTTGTTTCAGAAAGCTGAAGAAGAGGGTTACAGTGCTTACTGTTCGATGACATTTCGGTTGAACCCTGAGCTGGATGAAATTGATGGTAGTTATTCACAAGAGAACGAAAGTTTTTCAACTAAGCGAGCTTTGACAAGTGGTGCCGCTTATATATTTAGAACTGAAATGTCTGGGGCTTCATGTAGTCAAAAGCCAAACAAT CTAGGGAACTGCTCAGGATCAGATATTCAACCTCCTGGGGATCAAAATGATGATGATTCGGACACCGAGATTTTTTGGGTTAAGCGTCGATCATTGAGGGTGAAAAAGAACATTGCAAATGATAGGATAAAGCAGTCTTCTCAACAG GGTTTCAAAAGGCTGAAAAAACTCCATCAACATACAGGGTGTGGTCAATTAATGTCATCAGTTTGTTGTAAAGCTGACAAGTCAAGTTCCAAAGTGTTTCCTACTAGTAAAGATGATATCTTTGTAGAAAGATCTAACAGAACAACCATTCCCATCTCTATAAAGTTAAAGAGATTCAGCATTGAGGAAGCAGATAACAGACAACAACTTGAGCGCCACAGGAAAGAAGTGTTCTGGCATGAACAGGGAAAGGCCTCACCACACCACCCTCTTCCTGCTGCTGTGTGTGGGCCAAAGCGCCTTAAAATCAGAGGTCCATCATCATACCTGGGGTCTCACCACAGGTTGCATTGA
- the LOC120078422 gene encoding lysine-specific demethylase JMJ706-like isoform X3 produces MCKIVSPCSASVPAGIVLMKELVGFKFTTRVQPLRLAEWHTDDRMTFYKSGRNYTFRDFEKMANKVFERRYCSSGCLPAKYLEKEFWHEIIGGKTDTVEYACDVDGTAFSSSPNDELGKSKWNLKKLSWLPKSILRLLEMAIPGVTEPMLYIGMLFSIFAWHVEDHFLYSINYHHCGASKTWYCIPGDAALRFENVVRENVYRDDILSANSEDGAFDILSGKTTLFPPNILLEHGVPVYKAVQKPGEFIITFPRAYHAGFSHGFNCGEAVNFAVSNWFPLGALASQRYALLNRVPLLPYEELLCKEAMLLYTSSELDSDHASLDSVSHHSLKISFVSLIRFHHRARWLLVKSRVCRGISTRSHCTILCSLCKRDCYIAYVNCSCYGHPTCLRHDFDSINFSCGRNHTLVLREDISEMETAARKFEKEGRILEEILERTKSNQDLYSYPLSNLFQKAEEEGYSAYCSMTFRLNPELDEIDGSYSQENESFSTKRALTSGAAYIFRTEMSGASCSQKPNNLGNCSGSDIQPPGDQNDDDSDTEIFWVKRRSLRVKKNIANDRIKQSSQQGFKRLKKLHQHTGCGQLMSSVCCKADKSSSKVFPTSKDDIFVERSNRTTIPISIKLKRFSIEEADNRQQLERHRKEVFWHEQGKASPHHPLPAAVCGPKRLKIRGPSSYLGSHHRLH; encoded by the exons ATGTGCAAGATAGTCTCTCCTTGTAGTGCTTCTGTCCCTGCTGGGATTGTTTTAATGAAGGAACTAGTAGGATTTAAATTCACAACCAGAGTTCAACCACTTCGTCTTGCTGAGTGGCACACTGATGATAGAATGACCTTCTACAAGAGTGGCAG AAATTATACCTTTCGCGATTTCGAGAAAATGGCAAACAAGGTTTTTGAGCGTAGATATTGTAGTTCTGGGTGCCTTCCTGCCAAATACTTAGAGAAGGAATTTTGGCATGAAATTATTGGTGGGAAAACAGATACTGTAGAATATGCTTGTGACGTCGATGGTACAGCAttttcatcttctccaaatGATGAGCTTGGGAAAAGTAAATGGAATTTGAAG AAACTTTCATGGTTACCCAAGTCTATCTTGCGTCTTTTAGAGATGGCGATTCCG GGAGTTACTGAGCCCATGCTATACATTGGGATGCTGTTTAGTATATTTGCCTGGCATGTGGAGGATCATTTCCTGTATAG TATTAATTATCATCACTGTGGAGCATCAAAAACTTGGTATTGTATTCCTGGTGATGCAGCTTTAAGATTTGAGAACGTTGTGAGAGAAAATGTGTACAGAGATGATATTCTGTCAGCAAACAGTGAGGATGGAGCTTTTGATATTCTTTCAGGAAAAACAACATTGTTTCCTCCAAATATTCTGCTGGAGCACGGTGTCCCAGTATACAAGGCTGTTCAAAAACCAGGGGAGTTCATAATTACGTTTCCAAGAGCATACCATGCTGGTTTTAGTCACG GATTCAATTGTGGTGAAGCTGTGAACTTTGCCGTTAGCAATTGGTTTCCTCTGGGTGCTCTGGCTAGCCAGCGTTATGCCCTTCTCAATAGAGTTCCCCTTCTTCCTTACGAAGAACTTTTGTGTAAAGAAGCAATGCTTCTCTACACAAGTTCAGAACTTGATTCAGATCATGCATCCTTGGATTCAGTCTCTCACCATTCCCTCAAGATATCTTTTGTGAGTTTGATTCGCTTCCACCATCGTGCTCGGTGGTTACTCGTTAAATCCAGAGTATGTAGGGGTATTTCCACAAGGTCCCATTGCACTATCCTCTGCAGTTTATGCAAACGTGACTGCTACATTGCATATGTCAATTGCAGCTGTTATGGGCATCCTACGTGCCTTCGCCATG ATTTTGATTCTATTAACTTTTCATGTGGGAGAAATCATACACTGGTGTTGCGGGAGGACATTTCAGAAATGGAAACTGCAGCCAGGAAGTTTGAAAAGGAAGGAAGAATTTTAGAGGAAATTCTTGAGCGAACCAAAAGTAATCAGGACTTATATTCTTATCCACTGTCAAATTTGTTTCAGAAAGCTGAAGAAGAGGGTTACAGTGCTTACTGTTCGATGACATTTCGGTTGAACCCTGAGCTGGATGAAATTGATGGTAGTTATTCACAAGAGAACGAAAGTTTTTCAACTAAGCGAGCTTTGACAAGTGGTGCCGCTTATATATTTAGAACTGAAATGTCTGGGGCTTCATGTAGTCAAAAGCCAAACAAT CTAGGGAACTGCTCAGGATCAGATATTCAACCTCCTGGGGATCAAAATGATGATGATTCGGACACCGAGATTTTTTGGGTTAAGCGTCGATCATTGAGGGTGAAAAAGAACATTGCAAATGATAGGATAAAGCAGTCTTCTCAACAG GGTTTCAAAAGGCTGAAAAAACTCCATCAACATACAGGGTGTGGTCAATTAATGTCATCAGTTTGTTGTAAAGCTGACAAGTCAAGTTCCAAAGTGTTTCCTACTAGTAAAGATGATATCTTTGTAGAAAGATCTAACAGAACAACCATTCCCATCTCTATAAAGTTAAAGAGATTCAGCATTGAGGAAGCAGATAACAGACAACAACTTGAGCGCCACAGGAAAGAAGTGTTCTGGCATGAACAGGGAAAGGCCTCACCACACCACCCTCTTCCTGCTGCTGTGTGTGGGCCAAAGCGCCTTAAAATCAGAGGTCCATCATCATACCTGGGGTCTCACCACAGGTTGCATTGA